A stretch of the Pan troglodytes isolate AG18354 chromosome 20, NHGRI_mPanTro3-v2.0_pri, whole genome shotgun sequence genome encodes the following:
- the RDH8 gene encoding retinol dehydrogenase 8, giving the protein MAAAPRTVLISGCSSGIGLELAVQLAHDPKKRYQVVATMRDLGKKETLEAAAGEALGQTLTVAQLDVCSDESVAQCLSCIQGEVDVLVNNAGMGLVGPLEGLSLAAMQNVFDTNFFGAVRLVKAVLPGMKRRRQGHIVVISSVMGLQGVIFNDVYAASKFALEGFFESLAIQLLQFNIFISLVEPGPVVTEFEGKLLAQVSTAEFPGTDPETLHYFRDLYLPASRELFRSVGQNPQDVVQAIVNVISSTRPPLRRQTNIRYSPLTTLKTVDSSGSLYVRTTHRLLFRCPRLLNLGLQCLSCGCLPMRVRPR; this is encoded by the exons ATGGCCGCTGCACCCCGGACTGTGTTGATCTCCGGCTGCTCATCAGGAATTGGTCTGGAACTTGCAGTGCAACTGGCCCATGACCCCAAGAAGCGCTACCAGG TGGTGGCCACCATGAGGGACCTGGGGAAGAAGGAGACACTGGaggcagctgctggggaggctctGGGGCAGACCCTCACCGTGGCCCAGCTGGACGTGTGCAGTGATGAGTCGGTGGCCCAGTGTCTCAGCTGTATCCAGGGAGAAGTGGACGTGCTGG TGAATAATGCTGGAATGGGCCTGGTGGGGCCCCTGGAGGGGCTCAGCCTTGCTGCCATGCAGAATGTCTTTGACACCAACTTTTTCGGAGCTGTCCGTCTCGTCAAAGCTGTGCTTCCAGGCATGAAGAGGAGGCGGCAGGGCCACATCGTGGTGATCAGCAGTGTCATGGGCCTGCAGG GTGTCATCTTCAACGATGTCTATGCAGCTTCCAAGTTCGCCCTGGAGGGATTCTTCGAAAGCCTCGCTATCCAGCTGCTGCAGTTCAACATCTT CATCTCCCTGGTGGAGCCAGGCCCCGTGGTCACCGAGTTTGAGGGGAAGCTTCTGGCGCAGGTTTCTACGGCTGAGTTCCCAGGCACTGACCCTGAGACCCTGCACTACTTCCGGGACCTCTATCTCCCAGCCTCCAGGGAGCTGTTTCGCTCCGTGGGACAGAACCCACAGGACGTGGTTCAG GCCATTGTCAACGTCATCAGCTCGACTCGACCACCCCTGCGCCGACAGACCAACATCCGCTACTCGCCGCTGACCACGCTCAAAACCGTGGACTCCTCTGGCAGCCTGTATGTGCGAACGACCCACCGCCTCCTCTTCCGCTGTCCACGCCTCCTCAACCTTGGCCTTCAATGTCTGTCCTGCGGCTGCCTCCCAATGCGGGTGCGGCCAAGATGA